One Clostridium estertheticum DNA segment encodes these proteins:
- a CDS encoding molybdenum cofactor biosynthesis protein B — translation MIKTAILTMSDKGSRGERIDGTGPALRSELEGKGFIISYYKMIPDEIQEIERELIYLCDELKVNLILTNGGTGFSQRDVTPEATQNVIEKYVPGIGEAMRMKSLAITTKAMLSRSIAGIRGKTLIINLPGSPKAAVENLGFILPAIPHGIEILTGEASECATL, via the coding sequence ATGATAAAAACTGCAATATTAACTATGAGTGATAAAGGTTCTAGAGGAGAAAGAATTGATGGAACAGGTCCAGCACTTAGAAGTGAATTAGAAGGTAAGGGATTTATTATAAGCTACTATAAAATGATTCCTGATGAAATACAGGAAATAGAAAGAGAACTTATTTATTTATGCGATGAGCTTAAGGTGAATTTAATTTTAACAAATGGAGGAACAGGGTTTTCACAAAGAGATGTTACTCCAGAAGCAACTCAAAATGTAATTGAGAAATATGTACCTGGTATTGGTGAAGCTATGAGAATGAAATCCCTTGCAATTACAACAAAAGCTATGCTTTCAAGAAGTATTGCAGGGATTCGCGGGAAAACCTTAATTATTAATCTTCCTGGCAGCCCAAAAGCTGCGGTGGAAAATCTCGGATTTATACTACCTGCAATTCCACATGGGATTGAAATACTCACAGGAGAGGCAAGTGAATGCGCTACTTTGTAG
- a CDS encoding molybdopterin molybdotransferase MoeA gives MELFNVVSVKEAKEIIDRSFDFKLGYEVVNILQSVSRICSNDIKAECNIPEFKRSTVDGYAVCSRDVYGACDAMPSMLELKGEVLMGTVPPTDISLGECMYVPTGGMLPESADSVVMIEYSHFMDDNTILIYSPVAMGDNVIQVGEDINTQDVVIKRGDKLRPYEIGVLASIGISEISVYKRPRVAIISTGDEVVPCDVKPAIGQVRDINTHLIWSLLLEDGMEPVSYGIIKDEYDDLKNTVDRAFNECDMVLISGGSSVGKKDQTLKVIDSYTDGEVLVHGISVKPGKPTIIGKHKGKIIFGLPGHPLACSIIYKILVKDYLYRLTSQSDKIYGTNAVMSINYHKAKGREEYLPVELDTIENVVVAKPVFGKSGLISVFSKAWGYIVIEKNEEGVKEGQIVEVYKL, from the coding sequence ATGGAACTATTTAATGTGGTATCTGTAAAGGAAGCTAAAGAGATAATCGATAGATCATTTGACTTTAAGCTTGGCTATGAAGTGGTTAATATTTTGCAAAGTGTTTCTAGAATTTGTTCTAATGATATAAAAGCAGAATGTAATATACCAGAATTTAAAAGGTCAACAGTAGATGGATATGCAGTTTGCTCAAGAGATGTGTATGGAGCTTGCGATGCAATGCCTTCTATGCTTGAACTAAAGGGTGAAGTTTTAATGGGAACAGTTCCCCCAACAGATATCTCACTTGGAGAGTGTATGTATGTACCTACAGGAGGAATGCTCCCAGAGTCTGCAGATAGTGTTGTAATGATTGAGTATAGCCATTTCATGGATGATAATACAATACTTATTTATTCACCTGTGGCTATGGGAGATAATGTAATACAGGTTGGAGAAGATATAAATACTCAGGACGTTGTCATAAAAAGAGGGGATAAGCTAAGACCATATGAAATAGGTGTTCTCGCAAGTATCGGAATTTCAGAGATTTCAGTTTATAAAAGACCTAGGGTTGCCATTATTTCCACAGGTGATGAAGTAGTACCCTGTGACGTAAAACCAGCAATAGGGCAGGTGCGAGACATAAATACACATCTGATTTGGTCCTTACTTCTTGAGGATGGAATGGAACCGGTAAGTTATGGGATTATTAAAGATGAATATGATGATTTAAAGAATACAGTTGATAGAGCCTTTAATGAATGTGATATGGTATTAATTTCAGGCGGAAGTTCCGTTGGCAAGAAGGATCAGACCTTAAAGGTGATAGACTCATACACCGATGGAGAGGTTTTAGTACATGGTATATCAGTAAAGCCTGGGAAACCAACTATAATAGGAAAGCATAAAGGCAAAATAATATTTGGACTTCCTGGACACCCACTTGCATGTTCTATTATATATAAGATACTTGTTAAAGATTATTTATATAGACTAACCTCTCAAAGTGATAAGATCTACGGAACAAATGCAGTAATGAGTATAAATTACCACAAAGCTAAAGGGCGAGAGGAATATTTACCTGTGGAGCTTGATACAATAGAAAATGTGGTTGTTGCAAAACCTGTATTTGGGAAATCTGGATTAATATCTGTATTTTCAAAGGCTTGGGGTTATATTGTTATAGAAAAGAATGAAGAAGGGGTAAAGGAAGGTCAAATAGTTGAAGTTTATAAATTATAA
- a CDS encoding molybdopterin biosynthesis protein has translation MAQEVFLSNMDLNEAINLYYNKLLPIKSEVETVVTWDCAGRVSYSPIFAKISSPFYNSSAMDGIATISTKTYGATDRSHIELQEGMDYLVVDTGDPIPKEYDCVIMVEDLINVESGKVAIYKSAIPWQNIRTIGEDIVQTQLIIPSKHLIRPVDIASIIAGGVNEVQVYKRPVVGIIPTGTEMVEPGGELVVGDIIEFNSRVFSAQVKEWGGIPLRFDIVKDDYLLIKDTVKSAVEKCDIVLVSAGSSAGREDFTCKVIEELGEVYVHGVAIKPGKPVILGSIDRVPVIGIPGFPVSAYFVMENICKKIVHTYQGLNNEVQSTVEATLTRRTMSTLKYLEFVRVKIGFVSGKYIATPIGRGAGTTMSLVRADGVLEIPQNVEGYEVGTKVNVKLLRSQEEIKNTLVCIGSHDPIIDIASNLFHIKNSNYFLSSAHVGSMGGVMSLKGSETHIAPIHLLDMEDGSYNISYIKKYLGDKPMALIKGVKRIQGIIVPKGNPLDIKSLTDIVAQGRKFVNRQRGSGTRLFLDYNLKKFDINPKDIIGYEREEFTHIAVAAVVAAGDADCGLGVYSAAELMGLDFITLGHEEYDFAVPLPFLDMDMISEFIKVIKNDDFKRELHKLGGYDYSEIGEIIVI, from the coding sequence TTGGCTCAAGAAGTTTTTCTATCAAACATGGATTTAAATGAGGCAATTAATTTGTATTATAATAAGTTACTTCCTATAAAGAGTGAAGTAGAAACCGTGGTTACTTGGGACTGCGCAGGAAGAGTTTCCTACTCACCAATCTTTGCAAAAATATCCTCACCTTTTTATAATAGTTCAGCTATGGACGGTATTGCAACTATAAGTACAAAAACTTATGGAGCAACAGATAGGAGTCATATTGAACTCCAGGAAGGGATGGATTATTTGGTAGTAGATACTGGAGACCCAATACCTAAGGAATATGATTGTGTAATTATGGTAGAGGATCTGATAAATGTAGAAAGTGGAAAGGTAGCTATTTATAAGAGTGCTATCCCTTGGCAGAACATTAGAACTATTGGAGAAGATATTGTGCAAACACAACTTATTATTCCATCAAAGCATTTAATAAGGCCAGTTGATATAGCATCTATTATTGCTGGAGGAGTAAATGAGGTTCAGGTGTACAAAAGACCAGTGGTTGGAATAATTCCAACTGGAACTGAGATGGTGGAACCAGGAGGAGAACTTGTGGTTGGGGACATAATTGAGTTTAACTCAAGAGTATTTTCTGCGCAAGTTAAGGAGTGGGGAGGAATACCTCTAAGATTTGATATAGTAAAAGATGATTATTTACTTATTAAAGATACTGTAAAAAGTGCAGTAGAGAAATGTGATATTGTACTTGTTAGTGCAGGCTCCTCAGCTGGTAGGGAGGATTTCACTTGTAAGGTGATAGAAGAATTAGGTGAAGTATATGTACATGGAGTAGCTATAAAACCAGGTAAACCTGTTATTCTTGGGAGCATAGATAGAGTTCCTGTGATAGGTATACCAGGATTTCCTGTATCTGCTTATTTTGTAATGGAGAATATTTGTAAGAAAATAGTCCATACTTATCAAGGGTTAAATAATGAAGTGCAAAGCACTGTAGAGGCGACTCTTACTAGGCGTACTATGTCCACTCTTAAATATTTAGAGTTCGTTAGAGTTAAGATTGGCTTTGTTTCTGGGAAATATATTGCAACACCTATAGGGCGAGGAGCAGGAACAACAATGTCCTTAGTTCGGGCAGACGGGGTCCTTGAAATTCCACAAAATGTAGAAGGCTATGAAGTGGGAACAAAGGTAAATGTTAAGCTTTTAAGAAGCCAGGAAGAAATTAAAAATACTCTTGTATGTATTGGAAGTCATGATCCAATAATAGATATAGCGTCTAACCTTTTTCATATAAAAAACTCCAATTATTTTCTCTCTTCTGCTCACGTTGGAAGCATGGGAGGAGTAATGTCACTTAAAGGATCAGAAACCCATATAGCACCTATTCATCTGCTGGATATGGAAGATGGAAGCTATAATATTTCTTATATTAAAAAGTATTTAGGGGATAAACCTATGGCATTAATTAAAGGCGTTAAAAGGATTCAGGGAATTATCGTTCCTAAAGGGAATCCACTAGATATTAAATCACTTACGGATATAGTAGCGCAGGGAAGAAAATTTGTTAATAGGCAAAGAGGCTCCGGCACAAGGTTATTTTTAGATTATAATCTAAAAAAATTTGATATTAATCCAAAAGATATAATTGGCTATGAAAGAGAGGAATTCACTCATATTGCGGTTGCAGCAGTAGTAGCCGCAGGAGATGCAGATTGTGGTCTTGGAGTTTATTCTGCAGCTGAGCTTATGGGTCTAGATTTTATAACACTTGGACATGAGGAATATGATTTTGCTGTGCCACTTCCATTTTTAGACATGGACATGATAAGCGAATTTATTAAAGTAATTAAAAATGATGATTTTAAAAGAGAACTCCATAAACTTGGCGGGTATGATTATTCAGAAATAGGAGAAATAATTGTAATTTAG
- the moaA gene encoding GTP 3',8-cyclase MoaA has protein sequence MRDSHGRNINYLRVSVTDRCNLRCVYCMPEEGVKSLRHEDILRFEDTLKIIKAATSLGINKIRFTGGEPLVMKDIDKLIYETSKLPGIDDISITTNGILLSDMAVDLKKAGLNRVNVSLDTLNSDKFRSITRIGNLDKVMESIYKCLSLDLKPVKINTVLMRGINDIEFEDFLNLTRELPVEIRFIELMPIGEGVKMYEENKLSFMEILKLHPELIQIETKKSSTAELYKLPGARGKIGFISPVSCKFCADCNKIRLTSTGTIKPCLHSEEEINLRKYLNNEELLTTTLKSAIFNKPLEHHLIEESVSRSVKVMSQIGG, from the coding sequence ATGAGAGATAGTCATGGAAGGAATATCAATTATTTAAGAGTATCAGTAACTGACAGATGTAATTTAAGATGTGTATATTGTATGCCAGAAGAGGGCGTTAAAAGTTTAAGACATGAGGATATTTTACGTTTTGAAGATACACTAAAAATTATAAAGGCAGCCACCTCGCTAGGTATTAATAAAATAAGATTTACTGGTGGGGAACCACTGGTTATGAAAGATATAGACAAACTAATATATGAAACCTCTAAACTACCAGGAATAGATGATATTTCCATAACTACAAATGGGATTCTACTCTCTGATATGGCAGTGGATTTAAAGAAGGCTGGGCTTAATAGGGTTAATGTTAGCCTTGATACCTTGAATAGCGATAAATTCAGGAGCATTACAAGAATAGGTAATTTAGATAAAGTAATGGAAAGTATATATAAGTGTTTATCCCTTGACTTAAAACCTGTAAAAATAAATACAGTATTAATGAGAGGCATCAATGATATAGAGTTTGAGGATTTTTTAAATTTGACTCGCGAATTACCAGTAGAAATAAGGTTTATAGAGCTTATGCCTATAGGCGAAGGTGTTAAAATGTATGAAGAGAACAAGTTAAGCTTTATGGAGATACTAAAGCTTCATCCTGAGTTAATCCAAATAGAAACGAAAAAAAGTAGCACTGCGGAGCTGTACAAGCTTCCTGGGGCAAGAGGAAAGATTGGATTCATCAGTCCGGTAAGTTGTAAATTTTGTGCGGATTGCAATAAAATAAGGCTTACATCTACAGGAACCATTAAACCATGTCTTCATTCAGAGGAAGAAATAAACCTTAGAAAATATTTAAATAATGAAGAGCTGCTTACAACTACACTCAAATCTGCAATTTTTAACAAGCCACTTGAACATCATCTTATTGAGGAAAGTGTTAGCAGAAGTGTTAAGGTGATGTCCCAAATAGGGGGCTAA
- the moaC gene encoding cyclic pyranopterin monophosphate synthase MoaC: MELTHINDEGRAKMVDVSEKCDTVREAIAVGSISMKRETLERIRDGSISKGDVLAVAQVGGIMGAKSTSQIIPMCHAIMISGCDISFKIDFENSKIEITATTKTVGKTGIEMEALTAVSVAALTIYDMCKAIDRGMIINNIMLVRKSGGKSGIFERKGL, encoded by the coding sequence ATGGAACTTACCCACATAAATGACGAAGGAAGGGCTAAAATGGTGGATGTATCAGAAAAGTGCGACACTGTACGTGAAGCTATAGCAGTTGGGTCTATATCAATGAAAAGAGAAACCTTAGAAAGAATAAGGGACGGCTCTATTTCAAAAGGAGATGTACTAGCTGTAGCCCAAGTAGGCGGAATTATGGGTGCTAAAAGCACTTCGCAAATAATACCAATGTGCCACGCAATAATGATATCAGGTTGCGATATTAGTTTTAAAATTGACTTTGAAAACAGTAAAATTGAAATAACCGCCACCACAAAGACAGTAGGAAAAACAGGCATTGAGATGGAAGCCCTAACTGCGGTATCTGTTGCAGCACTAACTATTTATGATATGTGCAAGGCGATTGATAGGGGAATGATTATAAATAATATTATGCTTGTACGAAAAAGTGGAGGCAAATCAGGAATATTTGAAAGGAAGGGATTGTAA
- a CDS encoding MOSC domain-containing protein, translated as MAKVTAVNISEKKGVIKHPIESGYFKIDHGIVGDAHAGNWHRQVSFLGEESIDKMRASGVEGLCSGKFAENLTTEGIVLYELPVGTKLKIGEVVLEVTQIGKECHKGCEIMKLVGDCIMPREGIFAKVLTEGYIKSGDDIVVEA; from the coding sequence ATGGCAAAGGTTACTGCTGTAAATATAAGTGAGAAAAAAGGTGTAATAAAACATCCTATAGAAAGTGGATACTTTAAAATTGACCACGGCATTGTTGGAGATGCACATGCAGGAAATTGGCATAGACAGGTGAGCTTTCTGGGGGAGGAGAGCATTGATAAAATGAGAGCTAGTGGAGTAGAAGGCTTATGTTCAGGGAAATTTGCTGAAAATCTTACTACAGAGGGAATAGTTTTGTACGAGCTTCCTGTGGGAACAAAACTTAAAATTGGAGAGGTAGTATTAGAGGTAACACAGATAGGAAAAGAATGTCATAAGGGCTGTGAAATTATGAAACTAGTTGGAGACTGCATAATGCCAAGAGAAGGTATATTTGCCAAGGTACTTACAGAGGGATATATTAAATCCGGAGATGATATTGTAGTGGAGGCATAA
- a CDS encoding sigma-54-dependent Fis family transcriptional regulator: protein MDAYIKASKDRCNEMELRPENLFSTKVLDGWELQKNLERNRELILNAATFMDHLYNFVKGSEFFALLCDSDGCILNVVGDEKILLEAVKLKMITGAYMDEAHIGTNAMSLVLSEGVPVQVSGKEHFINAYHKWTCSAAPIKDETGNVIGIINLTGYIENVNPHTLGMVVAAADAIERMLENNKYNLMLEISKKRIETTFESISSGILTCDLLGNITTMNKQVAIMFGYSDEEMKNIKISNLILNWNEILEGIKSKEACTDEDIYVNTLVNKLQFTLTACPIYGMDMKIEEITLVFCELKKSRKLAGRILSGQAIYTFGKIIGANEKFKKLTEYAKKIADSKSTILLTGESGTGKEVFAQAIHNHSKRSEEPFIAVNCGAIPRTLIESELFGYEGGAFTGAKKGGNIGKFEIAEGGTIFLDEIGEMPSDLQIRLLRVIEEGVINRIGSSKQINSDVRIMAASNKDLKHEVEIGNFRKDLYYRLNVLPLYLPPLRERRDDIAELVSYYMRKTSKKLNKHTVDISEEYMDYLINYDWPGNIRELENVIERIVNSEVIQMNLYNEVPLEEKKSIDLYVGNTLEQMEKHYITEVIKEVNGNMSLAAKILDIARSSLYRKVEKYEIDCPEIEHCSKMQHFKRSKVY from the coding sequence ATGGATGCATACATTAAAGCGTCAAAGGATAGATGTAATGAAATGGAGTTAAGACCTGAAAATTTATTTAGCACTAAGGTGTTAGATGGTTGGGAATTACAGAAAAACTTAGAGAGAAACAGGGAACTTATTTTGAATGCAGCCACCTTTATGGATCATTTATATAATTTCGTAAAAGGCTCTGAGTTTTTTGCTTTATTATGTGATAGTGATGGGTGTATCTTAAACGTAGTTGGAGATGAAAAAATATTATTAGAAGCTGTAAAACTAAAAATGATTACTGGTGCTTACATGGATGAAGCCCATATCGGTACTAATGCAATGAGCCTTGTACTCTCGGAAGGAGTTCCGGTTCAGGTTTCTGGGAAGGAACATTTTATTAATGCCTATCATAAATGGACATGTTCTGCGGCACCTATTAAGGATGAGACTGGTAATGTAATTGGAATTATTAACTTAACTGGCTATATAGAAAATGTTAATCCTCATACCTTGGGTATGGTGGTGGCGGCTGCGGATGCCATTGAAAGAATGCTGGAAAACAACAAATACAATTTAATGCTTGAGATTTCAAAAAAACGTATAGAGACAACCTTTGAATCCATTTCTTCAGGGATTTTGACCTGTGATTTGCTAGGGAACATAACAACAATGAATAAGCAGGTTGCTATTATGTTTGGCTATAGTGATGAAGAAATGAAAAATATTAAAATATCTAATTTAATTTTAAATTGGAATGAAATTCTAGAAGGTATTAAATCAAAGGAAGCATGTACAGATGAAGATATATATGTTAATACACTAGTGAATAAACTTCAATTTACCCTTACAGCATGCCCTATTTATGGCATGGATATGAAGATTGAAGAAATAACGCTTGTATTTTGTGAACTAAAAAAGAGTAGGAAGCTGGCGGGGAGAATCTTGAGTGGTCAAGCAATATACACTTTTGGCAAAATTATAGGGGCAAATGAAAAATTTAAAAAGCTTACTGAATATGCAAAAAAAATAGCAGATAGTAAATCTACGATATTGCTAACTGGTGAAAGTGGAACAGGCAAGGAAGTTTTTGCCCAAGCTATTCACAATCACAGCAAGCGAAGTGAAGAGCCTTTTATAGCAGTAAATTGTGGTGCCATTCCAAGGACACTTATAGAATCAGAACTTTTTGGCTATGAAGGTGGAGCATTTACTGGTGCAAAAAAAGGTGGGAATATAGGCAAGTTTGAAATTGCTGAGGGCGGTACAATTTTTCTTGATGAAATAGGAGAAATGCCTTCTGATTTGCAGATAAGATTACTTAGAGTAATTGAAGAAGGTGTAATAAATAGAATAGGAAGCTCAAAACAAATAAATAGCGATGTAAGGATTATGGCGGCTTCAAATAAGGATCTGAAACATGAGGTGGAGATAGGGAACTTTAGAAAAGATCTTTATTATAGACTAAATGTTCTCCCATTATATTTACCTCCGCTAAGAGAACGTAGGGACGATATAGCAGAGCTCGTGAGTTATTATATGAGAAAAACCTCTAAGAAACTTAATAAACATACGGTAGATATTTCAGAAGAATATATGGACTATCTGATAAATTACGATTGGCCGGGAAATATAAGAGAACTAGAAAATGTAATTGAACGTATAGTTAATTCCGAAGTAATTCAGATGAATTTATATAATGAAGTGCCTCTCGAAGAAAAGAAATCAATAGACCTATATGTAGGGAATACCTTGGAACAGATGGAAAAACACTATATAACTGAAGTTATTAAAGAAGTTAATGGTAATATGAGTTTAGCTGCGAAAATATTGGATATTGCAAGGAGTTCGCTGTATAGAAAAGTTGAAAAATATGAAATTGATTGTCCGGAAATAGAACATTGTTCTAAAATGCAACACTTTAAAAGGTCCAAAGTGTATTAA
- a CDS encoding aldehyde ferredoxin oxidoreductase family protein, whose product MYGYNGKILRINLKEKTVKVEALDFEQAKKFIGGRGLGTKIFMDEVDPMVDPLSPENKLIIVTGPLTGTPVPTGGRYMVVTKSPLSNTIACSNSGGHWGAEFKATGYDIIILEGKADSPVYLTIIDDKVEIKDASSLWGKLVTETTDIIKSEMPDKAKVMTIGPAGERLSKMASIMNEYDRAAGRSGVGAVMGSKNLKAIAVKGSSKPQIADEVKLKEVSKVWMKAIKENGVTGAGLPTYGTAVLVNILNENGVHPTNNFQKSYFEKADDISGETMTKDYLVRKNPCYRCPIACGRYVKIEDMGIEVGGPEYETLWSFGSDCGIADMNAINKANYWCNEYGMDTISVGATIAAGMELYQKGYIKDVELEGTPLEFGNVQGMLDWTIKIGKSEGLGAKMAQGSYRLCDSYGAAHLSMTVKKLEIPAYDPRGIMGQGLSYATSNRGGCHVRGYMISPEILGLPQKLDRFALEGKATWTKIFQDLTAAIDSLGLCLFTSFAMGAPDYANLYNAVCGTEHTAESILEAGDRIYNIERQFNLLAGIDQSQDTLPKRLLEEPITEGPSKGNVHRLSELLPEYYLERGWDEKGNPTQGKLKALGL is encoded by the coding sequence ATGTATGGTTATAATGGTAAAATATTAAGAATTAATTTAAAAGAAAAGACTGTTAAAGTTGAAGCGCTTGATTTTGAACAAGCGAAAAAATTCATTGGTGGTAGAGGACTTGGAACAAAAATATTTATGGATGAGGTAGATCCTATGGTTGATCCATTAAGCCCTGAAAATAAACTTATAATTGTTACAGGACCATTAACAGGCACACCTGTTCCAACTGGTGGAAGATATATGGTAGTTACGAAATCACCACTATCAAATACAATTGCTTGCTCAAATTCTGGTGGTCACTGGGGAGCTGAATTTAAGGCTACAGGCTATGACATAATTATACTTGAAGGAAAAGCAGATTCACCAGTTTACTTAACAATAATTGATGATAAAGTAGAAATAAAGGATGCAAGTAGTCTTTGGGGAAAACTTGTTACTGAAACTACAGATATTATAAAGAGTGAAATGCCAGATAAAGCAAAAGTTATGACTATTGGACCGGCAGGTGAAAGATTATCTAAAATGGCTTCCATAATGAATGAGTATGACAGAGCAGCAGGTCGTTCTGGTGTTGGTGCTGTTATGGGTTCAAAGAATTTAAAAGCTATTGCAGTTAAAGGAAGTTCAAAGCCACAAATAGCAGATGAGGTTAAGTTAAAAGAGGTTTCAAAAGTTTGGATGAAGGCTATAAAAGAAAATGGGGTTACAGGAGCAGGTCTTCCAACTTATGGAACTGCAGTTCTTGTAAATATACTTAATGAAAACGGTGTACACCCAACTAACAATTTCCAAAAGTCTTATTTTGAGAAAGCCGATGACATTAGTGGTGAAACAATGACCAAAGATTACTTAGTAAGAAAAAATCCTTGTTATAGATGCCCCATCGCTTGTGGAAGATATGTAAAAATAGAGGATATGGGTATAGAGGTTGGCGGACCAGAATATGAAACACTATGGTCTTTTGGCTCAGATTGTGGAATAGCTGATATGAATGCGATCAACAAGGCAAACTATTGGTGCAATGAATATGGTATGGATACAATTTCTGTAGGTGCCACAATTGCGGCTGGAATGGAACTTTATCAAAAGGGATATATTAAAGATGTTGAACTTGAGGGAACGCCACTAGAATTTGGAAATGTACAAGGAATGCTTGATTGGACAATAAAAATTGGAAAATCAGAAGGACTTGGAGCAAAAATGGCTCAAGGTTCATACAGGCTTTGTGATTCTTATGGTGCAGCCCACCTTTCAATGACAGTTAAAAAGCTTGAAATTCCAGCTTATGACCCAAGAGGTATAATGGGACAAGGGCTTTCATATGCTACTTCAAACAGGGGCGGCTGCCATGTAAGAGGATATATGATATCACCAGAAATATTAGGCTTGCCACAAAAATTGGATAGATTTGCACTTGAGGGGAAAGCTACTTGGACTAAGATTTTCCAAGACTTAACTGCAGCTATAGATTCCCTTGGATTATGTTTATTTACCTCCTTTGCAATGGGAGCTCCAGACTATGCTAACCTGTATAATGCAGTATGTGGTACAGAGCACACAGCAGAATCTATACTTGAAGCAGGAGATAGAATTTACAACATTGAAAGACAATTTAATCTTCTAGCTGGAATAGATCAATCTCAAGATACACTTCCAAAAAGATTACTTGAAGAGCCAATTACAGAAGGGCCTTCTAAAGGTAATGTACACAGACTTTCAGAACTTCTTCCAGAGTACTATCTCGAGCGAGGCTGGGATGAAAAAGGTAACCCAACGCAGGGAAAATTAAAAGCATTGGGATTATAA
- a CDS encoding MoaD/ThiS family protein yields MKITVKLFATFRDGRDKIQVFELEQGETPEDVISILGIEKAEVAILLVNGRDGQFDKPLLEGDLIALFPPVGGG; encoded by the coding sequence GTGAAAATTACAGTGAAATTATTTGCTACATTTAGAGATGGTAGGGACAAAATTCAAGTTTTTGAACTGGAACAAGGTGAAACTCCAGAAGATGTTATATCTATTTTAGGAATAGAAAAAGCTGAGGTTGCAATATTACTTGTTAATGGACGAGATGGACAATTTGACAAGCCACTTTTAGAGGGAGATCTAATAGCACTTTTCCCACCAGTTGGAGGCGGATAA